The Astyanax mexicanus isolate ESR-SI-001 chromosome 6, AstMex3_surface, whole genome shotgun sequence region AGGGTTGATAATGTAGCTGAGAATTTTCCTTCCACTCAAGCAGAAGCACATACAATGATTAGTTTGAAAACTGACCAGCTGATTACACAAGTGGAATCAGCTGCTGCTGGTTGTTCAGAATGAAAAACCTACACTCACACCAGCTGTTTTTGGGAAcggtaatgaaaaataaaatgaaatagaaatgCTTATAAATGCTACATGTAAgcacatttttgttgtttttctccctctacaggaagTGCTGTTCACTGCTGACCAATTGGTGTCCTGGCTGCAGTATTGGGGGAGGAGCTAGTCCTTTAAATCAGGAACCAAGATGGCCCCCAGAAAGTTGTCTGACATATAGGCTGTGTGTTTGAGCTTGTTTGGATTGTTAAGTTTCTTCTGTTAGGACTTTGCTTTGTCTGTTTTATGTGCTCACTCCTTGTTCATTGTTTTACGATGTTTTTTACTTTTCCTGCTGCCTTTAAATAGTAATATATAATTCATAAGAAGTTTGATAGTTTGTGGTACTGGGGCTTTCACACAGGTAAGAAGGGTGCATTTCTATTTTTTACTCTTTAGGATTATGTAGGATGTGGCAGTGTGATGTTCCACCTAGATCATTCTTGTTTGTCATGGATTTTATTTTGAAAATTGTGCTGAGTTTTCAGTTGCTGGAGCACTTCAGAGGACTAATGCTGCCTTTAGGATCTCCTCGGAAATTTCTACTTACAAGGTTGCAGGTCATAATTACGACTTTGTCATTAGGAAAATTAGTCTCTGCAACAACTTCTTGAGTGAAGCAAAAAGTAAACTGCTTTCCTAAAATCTCTCCTCTCTGAAAAATTCCATCTTAAGAGAAGGCCTGTGGTTATAGTGCAGCTCCTTAATGCAGTGCTTAGAAACAGACAAATATGGTCTATTTTCGACACAAGTGGTTAAATCAGTCAGTTAATCAATTTAATTTTTGTCAAAACAGCTGTTTTACTCGCTGGTTTGGCGCGAATTGTTAAGGTGaaatttttaaggtggaatgctaaatgagatttttattttcttttaaattctcATTTTGTTTAATGACCAGATAACATGGCAGCTTATGTTGGGTGTTGGATAAATGTGTAGGgctggttaaataaataaattaattgtttATTCAAGTCGTTTTGTTTTGTAGCTCATGACCAATCACATTGTTCCACATACTGTGTTCAAAGTTAATTTTCTAGAAGGATTTTATAGTTTAATTTGAAATTTTTAACAatcaaaaatctaattaaaattcTATTCAATgtcctttttttttgtctgtgtttggACCAGCCATCTTTTGGGTATAAGGTTGCACTCCACGttctatttcatgcctcctgaccgccagagggcggcttagcctagtggatattcccttgggcacagcaatggaccgagcaattataccaaaaaaagcatgtgacccacccctacaaggggccgtcacacccacctatcttcctctttttcctctcgcGCTTGGACCGTTCACAGCTCACGGAGCTGCAGAATTCTGCCCTCACGAGCTGTTTCGTTATTGGATTTACTGGATTCTACTGGATTTCGGATTTACTCGTTTTCACTCCTGAGAACTAGCGTGGCCCGGGCGGTGAGTATTGCGGTGACCCCGCTTGCCCGGGTTCGCTGAGTGTTAGTGCACCTTACCTGCACTCGCTCGCCACGGCCTACTGCATCGCTGGTCCAATAACCGCGTGCGTATTACTCCCGTCCGCCGTGGATCCTCTGTGTGCACCGCCTGCTATGGAGCCTATTGCCTGTCGAGCGTGCTTCGCGCCGCTGCAGCCAGACGACCCGCACACCCTGTGCCCCTCCTGCCTCGGGGTCTCTCACCTCCGTGAAGCTCTGTCTGACCCTTGCGTGCATTGTGCGACAATTCCCTTCGCCTCACGCCAACACCGGCTTGCGTCCGTCCTTATTAACGACGACGCCATGCTCTCCTCCTCGGGTTCCTCGATGGTGAAAACAGGAACTAAGCGCTCTTCTTCGCGACCTGCGGACGAGCCAGCACCAAAAAGGAAGGCAGGTGCTCTACGTTCACGCCTGGACCGCTTGGAAGCTCTCGTTACTCAGCTTCAGAGTCACCAGCTGCCCGCTGCCCTCCAGCTCGGCGCTGAGACCGCCGACTCCGAGCccgtggaggatgatgatgatttaCTCTCCACTGCAGCCACGGATAGCCTCTTTACTTCAGGCAATGCTGCTGACTACACTGGACGGGCTGTTTCCCTCCCACGATCGCCCCTCTCTGCAGCGGGCTCTCCTCTCGGCTCCGGCTCGGTTGTGGATGATGGAAGTGCGTTGGAGGACACTTCTCCCCTCCCAACTATGGTTCGCGCTACTCTGGCTCGGCTTGGCTCCGCTCCAGCACAGCCTAATCCCAGCTCCAGTGCTTACTTTAAGCTAACCGCGGCGGATAGCCCCGCTCTCATTCCTCCTTGCAGCGCATTTGTGGGAGAGCTCCAGTCAGCCTTTTTGGCTGCAGCTTCGCGATCTCGACCTTCTTCCCTGGCTCGGTCGTTTTGGAACATGTCCGACGCGGCTCAGTACGGACTGGATCGTATCCCTCCAGTGGAGCCTTCGGTCGCCTCCCTGGTTGTTTCTCCTGACGAAGCGCTGCGTTCTGATGTCCGATGCCCAAGCAAGGCATGCAGACGCACTGATGAAGGTATCGCTAAAGCATACAATCACGCAGCGCGCATTGGCCGGCTGGATAATACTGTTTCTCATCTCCTTTTGGAAATGGAGTCTTCACCTCAGCTGGTAGATATGCCTTCTGCCTTTAGAGGTGCTCTGCAGACTGTTCTACATGGAATGGGATTCCTGACACAGGAGTTAGGCAGTCTTATGGCTAGCCTTGTGAGATTACGCCGTCATTTGTGGCTTTCTCAAGCGCCGTTGTCTGATGCGTGCAGAACCGCGCTCCGGGATCTCCCGTTAATGCCCGGCCAGTTATTCGGACCGGCGGCCACAGAGGCTTTGGAGCGCCGAGCTCGTATGACCGAGACGCGACAGCAGCAGCCGAAATCACATCGCTCTGAGCGTGTGTTTACACGCCCGCGTTCAGTTCTTCCACAGGCTCGCTCTGATCAGATCAGGCGTATGCCAACTCAGGCGAATAGGCGATCTCCCCCTCGGATCTCTGGACACTTTCGCCGCCCTCCAGCTCCCCCTCGGCGCCCCCCCGCTGGAACGAAAGGACCGCGCGCTTCGCGCTGACGAGCAGGGGCAGTGGGTGTTTTCACGGACTCTCAGCTGGCTGCGTGGTCCGTAGCTTCCACGGATCGCTGGGTTCTTTCGACCCTGAGTTACGGGTATCGGCTCCAGTTCAGGAGTCGACCCCCGCGAGTCGCACGTTTGATTCAGACACGTGTAAAAAGTTCAGTTCATGTAAACACTCTTCAGGAGGAAATATGTGCTCTTATTGCAAAACGTGCCATAGAGGAGGTGAAATGTCCCGTGTTTTTTCAGGGACACTGCTCCAAATATTTTCTAGTGCCGAAAAAAGACGGCAGCTTCCGCCCGATTCTGGATTTGAGGGGGATGAACCGACACCTCAAACGATTCACTTTCAAAATGATTCGTCCCGTGGATGTGCTCCAGGTGATTCAGCCAAACGAGTGGTTCACCACTCTGGATTTAAAGGACGCATATTTCCACATTCCCATAGCAGCTGTACACAGGCGTTTTCTCCGCTTTGCCTTTCAGAACCGAACTTATCAGTACCGGGTTCTTCCGTTCGGGCTTTCGCTAGCTCCGAGGGTCTTTACCAGATGCATGGCGGCGGCGTTATCTCCGCTGACTCGCGCTGGAATGAAGATCTTGCCGTACCTGGACGACTGGCTGATCTGTTCACTCTCGCGGGAGCAAGCGATGGCAGATCTCAAAGTGTTGCGATCTCACGTAGCAGGGCTGGGGCTTTCCATCAACCTGGAGAAAAGCTCCCTCTGCCCGAGTCAGTCTGTTCAGTTCATAGGCATGAACTTAGACTCGCGAGCAATGAGAGCATCTCTGACGACACAGCGTGTGGTGAGTATTCTGAGATTACTCTCCAGAGTTCACGTGGGCCGCTGCGTCCGCTACAGTCACCTGTTACGTCTGCTGGGAATGTTCACAGCGGCTGTGTGCATTTTGCCGCTCGGTTTGCTGGAACTGCGACCGTTTCAGATCTGGATGAATCATTTGGGGCTCGATCCGATCCGTCACAAACACAGGCTGGTGCTGATCGATCGGGGGTGCGAGGAGGCTCTCGCCCCGTGGAGGCGCCGCTCTTTTCTCATGGCGGGGGTACCGCTGGGGGTCGTGGCATCACGTCGGGAGATAATCACCACCGACGCATCTCTCACGGGTTGGGGTGCTGTATGGCAACGCAGCGCTGTGCAGGGTTCTTGGAGTTTTCACCGAGCCCAGGACCACATAAACCTCCTCGAGCTGAGAGCGGTTTATTTGGCACTCCAGCATTTCCTGCCACAACTCCAGGGTCGTCATGTTCTTGTTCGTTCAGACAATATGACAGTTGTTTACAACATAAACCACCAAGGTTGTACTCGTTCCCTGCCTGCTCTGCGTCTGGCACGCAGCATCCTCACCTGGGCAAATCACAGGCTGGCATCGCTGCGGGCGATTCATCTTGCTGGGACCCTCAATCTGACTGCGGATTTTCTCTCAAGGCAGAGGTTGGACCCGGGCGAGTGGTGCTTACACCCGGATGTGGTGCGTCAAATATGGGATCGTTATGCCATGGCTGCGGTCGATCTTTTTGCGAGTGCGACCACCACACATTGCCAGCGATGGTTCTCTCGCATGGACGAAGAGAGAGCGATGGGGACAGACGCGTTGGCACACGAATGGCCACGCTGCCTTTTATATGCCTTTCCCCCAATTCCGCTTCTTTTGAGCGTCCTGCTCCGAATTCAACAGTGCAGACACAGTGTCCTGCTGGTAGCTCCACAGTGGCCTGCCAGACCCTGGTTTCCTCTGCTTCACTGCCTACTCAGCAGCGAGCCCTGGCCACTTCCTGTGAGGAGGGACCTTCTCTCACAGATGGGGGGGCGACTGTGGCACCCGTGTCCGGAACGCCTCCAGCTCTGGGTGTGGCCTCTGGGCCCCCTGATGTTTTAATGGCTTGTTCTGCCTCTGTGAAATACACTGTGGAGAATGCCAGAGCTCAGTCTACCCGTCTCTTATATGGTAACCGTTGGAAGCTGTTTTCTGATTGGTGCACTAAGTTCAGGGTTTCTCCTGTGCACTGTGATATTCCTGTAGTGCTGGATTTCCTCCAGCATCTGTTTGATGCGGGTAGGGCACCTTCCACATTGAAAGTTTATGTCGCTGCCATATCGGCCCGTCATGTGGACATTAATGGATCATCCTTAGGTTCTCACAAACTGATCTGTGGCTTTCTTAAGGGTGCTAGGCGCCTAAGGCCTGTCAGGACCCCGCGCTGCCCTCAGTGggatttactttgtgttttaagCCTCTTAAAGTATGCTCCCTTTGAACCTCTATCACAAACGGGTGTTAAATGGGTTTCACTCAAAACTGCCTTTCTCTTAGCTGTTGCCTCAGCAAGACGTGTCAGTGAGCTGCATGCACTTTCAGTTAGTGCTGCTTGTTTACGTTGGTGGCCTGATTGTTCCGGTGTCACATTGTGGCCTAATCCTGTGTTTCTGCCAAAGGTTCTGGAATCATCTTTTGTTAACCAGTCTATTGCTCTGTCTGCGTTTCAGGACGAGCTTGTGGATCAGCCTTCAGTTCTGTGCCCTGTTCGTGCACTCAGGCAATATGTTTCAGCTACGGAACCTCTTCGTTCCACTGAtcaactttttgtgtgttttggtggccGCACAGTGGGTGGGCCACTCTCTAAACAGGGTCTCTCACACTGGGTGGTAAGAGTCATCAGGATGGCGTATGATGCAGCTGGTATCACGTTACCTGCATCTGTGACATGCCACTCCACTCGTGCAGTTTCCACATCCTGGGCGGTACTTCGGGGTGTTCCCCTGTCAGAGGTGTGCTCAGCCGCGACCTGGTCGTCTCCTTGCACTTTTTCGAGGTTCTACCGGCTGAATGTGGCTGCGCAAATGGATCTGGCCTCATCCGTGCTCTCAGCCAAGAATCTGCCATTGGATGTGCTGCCCTCGTGACAAAGTTGGTATGCGTCatccactaggctaagccgccctctggcggtcaggaggcatgaaatagaaCGCTAGTTACGAATGTAACTGTGGTTCTATGAATGCTGGATGACCGCCAGAGTCTGTCGTCACTCGGTCAGTCCGCGGGTTGCGCGAGAAGTTGTTCCGAGGAAGATAGGTGGGTGTGACGGCCCCTTGTAGGGGTgggtcacatgctttttttggtataattgctcggtccattgctgtgcccaagggaatatccactaggctaagccgccctctggcggtcaTCCAGCATTCATAGAACCACAGTTACATTCGTAACTAGCGTTTTAGCAGAAAGCCTGTGGACCCAGCTGTATTAGGCAAATACATCTGTAgtccaccatttagccaaataTTTTTAGACTACTTTTgaatttggacaaaagtattagccTTAGTGACCTTAACAGTGTCACAGTCACACTGATATGCTAAAATTGCTCATTTAATTTCGATCatgtaagaagaaaaaatatattttaacatgtaagaaatatttatgtatatatatatatatatatatatatactctcttGGCTTAAAAACAATGCCATTTAGTTTATACCAACACATTTCACACCTAAACTTAAACTGCAGTAGTCAGTCATAACATTTTAATACAACTGATGGGTCATTTGAAGAGAAACTTTTACTATCTTGAAATACAGTGGCATCTTTTAAACTCTGGGATATATTGGGAAGCAATTGAACCGTAAGGTTTTTAAGCTTTTGTGGTAAAAATGGCTAAAATGGCAAAATTCTGATTGCTAGGCAACTGGGTTAGAACATCTACAAAATATCAAGCAGGTCTTGTAGTGTTCCTGTCAACTTCCACGATCTGCTCCTGACGTCTTGATAGCAGACGCCACAAAACACCTTTAGAACCTTTTTAGGTTTAATGGAGTCCATGCCTCAAATGCTCAGATCTGCAGTAATTGCACTACTCCAGGCAGGTGGTATTAGGATGTTTTGGCTGAAGCGATACTGCAACTTACTATCTGGGCCTCTAGTTAAAAGAAAAGTTGCACAGAAATTTCCAGAACATCATAAATGTGTATGGTAGCAGTTCGGCGGTCTGTACCTGTAGTTTTACTGTCAGCGTCAGCTGCAGCGCTGCTTCTCTGACTGAAATCCGTGTGAAGAACAGAAACAAAGCTATGATCTTAGCAGGGCTGTGCTGAAGGCACTGGGCTAATCCTCTGCTTTTAAACTGGTGCATATCGCAAAACAGCTGAATTAGTTGCTGGGCTCCAATATGCTCTGTGGCATTAGTGATTATGTTTACCCAGGGCTTTGTCAGAGTGTTAGATAAGCTAGAATGAAATCATATAACACTGGCTCAGCTACAGAACCTTTTGTAACAGGACATTGGTGCTATTTCTATCTCCAGAACATACAAAGCCATGCACTACTGTATTCTTTAGTTTGTATCTGTTTTTGAACATCTTGAAGGTCAGACTGAGGGTCGCAAAGATGCAGGATTTAGTTTATCTGACAGAATGAATCCAGTATGAAACACTAGCCAATCTAGCCTGAAATAGAGCACATTTAGACTGGGATGGGATGTGATGCTACccgagtgtttttttttcattggggTAAGAGACTGTTTTTGGACAACTTTTGGATGTGAAGTTTTTTCAATTCTAGATAAACTGCTTCTTAAAGCGACAGTCCGTATtaatttgtttctaaactgaaagcagaagcatttctgagtggagacgggataaaatattgtgtttaatgttaccagtgtgctgaaacgaccattcctaattacccattctcaccagagttCCCTAAATCCCAAAAACTACAAACATCAGCTTTACGCTTcttaaacttttttcttttaaaccaaAAAGACACTGCAAAAATGACCAGAGCAAGTGAAATCTTACTGAATCCAATCTAAGTATTTGAGATTtacgttttttatatatattatatttctatatttttttaaatacattttaaagtttaaCAGAACATTTAGCATAATACTAAATGacttgtgcttattttaagtccTTTTATCTACTAATGGTGTTTTAACTGCCTGATTTATTTCAGTGCAGTATGAACAGTATTAACCCAAGATGTTTTGTCTGGTCATACCTCATCACCAGTGTCTGTCCTGTAATGTGGTAAAGTCACTTTTGTGCTGCATCATTCATGCAGAAAAGTACAATTCTTAGaccttagagcaacatatgctgccttcaattCAACATTTATTCCATCTGTCCATACATAGATGCAGGTACTAggctggcctgcctgcagtcctgacctgtctcCAGTAGAGAAtatgtggagaattttgaaatgtaaaatgcGGCGGTGAACACTCTGTACTGTTGCACATCTCAAGATGTGTTTGCAGGTAGAATGGTAGAACTATAACTCTTgtagtgttgtgagaaggaatgggaACATTAGAGTGGTTTTAGAATGTGTTACAGGCCTGAAacacaggaatggatgtatattaagcagacaaaacatgtTGGTTCagactgtctgcaatcaaacagATCAATATCATAATAATCATTTTCCATTTAAAATTTCAGTTCTGACAAAGAGGATTGCACTTTAAATATAATTTCCAACTTATAtcagaatgattttttttgtacgaCTGACACAAAcatattatttctgtaacgtaCGCAGTATATTGCTTTTCGTCactgtttaatgaaaaacaagtatttccatttttggcgatttttagtttactacataatttgaacagccaCTCTTGAAAaacactctttttacattgacttccattgaaagtaaagGTTTTTTTCTCCCTTCTGTAAAGTTAGTAGCTTGATAGGgggaaaaatattaaatgtaatgtgTCCAAAATATgtcacattatatacattatatacattttttccatcaatatgttcaattaaattaattattcattaataaattaaagtgtaaataaaattCTCTCATATTTTAGACTGTGAAGGATTTGTTTACCTGTGTTTACTAAGATAAGTGAAATCAGTAAAAAGTTTCCAAACTTCTGTGTAAGAGGAATATAGATTGGGACCAATATAATAACTATCAGTCAGAAAccttatatttatttactgtcaATCTGGCTGTCATTCTTTACATTGTGACAGTCATTTTACCTTGACTTCGATTAAaagctttttctctctttctgttaagttgctgttttggagttacatgttttttttttcataggacaTTGACGATATAAACTATACATATTTGGGAGTTATCGTTATAAgcgtttaaaagtgttaaaggtGCATTATAAATGCTTATATAAATATACTCAGCTATAAATACTTTACTCTTCTGGCCTTATAAGCAACAGCAGTGTAAATGTTATTTGGATAAGGACACTGAATCATCACATTACAATTCCAGGCAGCAGCCCCCCCTGCATGTGGTATGGGTAGTATGTCAGCCAGTCTGCCCTGTGGTAGCTATGTTTGTCCCACTGTTCTGGGAAAAGGTTACGTTGgtcagaaatatagaaaatcgTAATATAAGAACAAGAAGGTTTGAGTGTTTCTATACACAGTGAGTTTAACCTTTAGGTGTTCTGTGGCGTCTTTCAGAAAGACGCTATATGTcagatttaattagatttttctcTAAGCAGTGGAAAAATAATGTGCTTTGccttaaatatgaattaaaacagcAGTAAAATAATCCTGCATCCACTCTCAGTTCAGGTTTGTCCTTTAGATCAGTGATGTGAGACTGAGCTGCTGAGTGGTGACATTAGCATGTTCTTTTAAAGCACTCTGTTTGGGGTGGGAGGAGGGGTGAAGTGTTGAGTTCTGGCAGAGTGAGAAGACACAGTGAAATAGTATTTGAGATCTAGCACACCCTTAATACATGTCACAGACACTTCCACCCGTTAAGTGGACTGACCTCTGTCGCTCTGCTGTTCTCACTTAGAGTGTGGCATGTCAGCATTCACTTCAGCACTTCAAACCTGCTAATTGTCCCATTAGAGAGTACATGTTCCATTCTAACAATAAACAATTTACAATTGTGTGCACAAATCTGGGCACCCCTGGTCAAATTACATATGTTTAATTTGTGTAATGTAAAGGATTTCACATCTTGTACATAACACAGTTCCAAATGCATTATTGATGTTTAGTAGCTTAATAGgggaaaaaacatgaaacatgatGTGTGtacaaaacaaatagaacattaaaTACATGTTCCCCAATAAGttaactttaattaattaattaataatgaatcaattaaagtttaaattaaatgtttgttCTAGAACATGAATTATCTGTTTACCTATATTCGCTCaagatcagtttctcagattttgctatttatatggtGTTTAAAATAAccatttggttttttttttctatgaactacagacatttctccaaaattgagagtatttatttgcagaaaatgagaaatggctgaaataacaacaaaattgcaatgctagagctttcagaccttaaataatgcaaagaaaacaagtgcatatttataatgttttaagagttcagacatcaatatttggtggaataaccctgttttttaatcaccagtcttacacactgcttttggataatttatgccactcctggtgcaaaaattctagcagtacaacttggtttgatggcttgtgatcatccatcttcctcttgattatattccagaggttttcaatttggtaaaattaagaaaaaacataatcattaagtggtctcttatttttatatcataaaa contains the following coding sequences:
- the LOC125802439 gene encoding uncharacterized protein LOC125802439, with translation MEPIACRACFAPLQPDDPHTLCPSCLGVSHLREALSDPCVHCATIPFASRQHRLASVLINDDAMLSSSGSSMVKTGTKRSSSRPADEPAPKRKAGALRSRLDRLEALVTQLQSHQLPAALQLGAETADSEPVEDDDDLLSTAATDSLFTSGNAADYTGRAVSLPRSPLSAAGSPLGSGSVVDDGSALEDTSPLPTMVRATLARLGSAPAQPNPSSSAYFKLTAADSPALIPPCSAFVGELQSAFLAAASRSRPSSLARSFWNMSDAAQYGLDRIPPVEPSVASLVVSPDEALRSDVRCPSKACRRTDEGIAKAYNHAARIGRLDNTVSHLLLEMESSPQLVDMPSAFRGALQTVLHGMGFLTQELGSLMASLVRLRRHLWLSQAPLSDACRTALRDLPLMPGQLFGPAATEALERRARMTETRQQQPKSHRSERVFTRPRSVLPQARSDQIRRAVGVFTDSQLAAWSVASTDRWVLSTLSYGYRLQFRSRPPRVARLIQTRVKSSVHVNTLQEEICALIAKRAIEEVKCPVFFQGHCSKYFLVPKKDGSFRPILDLRGMNRHLKRFTFKMIRPVDVLQVIQPNEWFTTLDLKDAYFHIPIAAVHRRFLRFAFQNRTYQYRVLPFGLSLAPRVFTRCMAAALSPLTRAGMKILPYLDDWLICSLSREQAMADLKVLRSHVAGLGLSINLEKSSLCPSQSVQFIGMNLDSRAMRASLTTQRVVSILRLLSRVHVGRCVRYSHLLRLLGMFTAAVCILPLGLLELRPFQIWMNHLGLDPIRHKHRLVLIDRGCEEALAPWRRRSFLMAGVPLGVVASRREIITTDASLTGWGAVWQRSAVQGSWSFHRAQDHINLLELRAVYLALQHFLPQLQGRHVLVRSDNMTVVYNINHQGCTRSLPALRLARSILTWANHRLASLRAIHLAGTLNLTADFLSRQRLDPGEWCLHPDVVRQIWDRYAMAAVDLFASATTTHCQRWFSRMDEERAMGTDALAHEWPRCLLYAFPPIPLLLSVLLRIQQCRHSVLLVAPQWPARPWFPLLHCLLSSEPWPLPVRRDLLSQMGGRLWHPCPERLQLWVWPLGPLMF